One genomic window of Calidithermus timidus DSM 17022 includes the following:
- a CDS encoding acyl-CoA dehydrogenase family protein, whose translation MKHQSYAYGHNHFLLDPDLPALLKRYWRGWEAYRGELEAFGELAGGEAYRVADHVDKEARPVLVMHDLEGNRIDRVRLSPAQEALLRRLAAINRPPYEGGSWHHHFTQGYLLADPGLYCIQTITGCVIYSIHKYAPEFSAWKARLLSGEAVGATWMTEVQGGSDIGANQTGAHWDGASWRLNGEKYFSSGAGLTDYAIVSARPQGAPPGPKGIALFLVPRLDEKGRLNYRVRRLKEKLATRAVPSGEVEFANTQAHLIGRAEEGIYYLLETLTLSRLANACGAMGLARKAQLEALFRVRQRAAFGRALLEHPLIRRDLTDLAVRIAGGLALTFRAVAAWDEAWVERPPYSPRYHYARLLTHLAKARTAEHGTYCTQLAMELFGGVGFVEDFAIARLSREALITPIWEGPANVQALDTLEVLTRKGVQEPFLAEFVPRLEAVGTEEARLALGALQRTLTHLQSLEPAQAQWYAKEALRTLADAASVALLYDLQAVGGGGERYAKLAALYARRFFGGGEYPSWALGEPQVWAFESAIT comes from the coding sequence ATGAAACACCAATCCTATGCCTATGGGCACAACCACTTCTTGCTCGACCCCGACCTGCCCGCGTTGTTGAAGCGCTACTGGCGGGGGTGGGAGGCATATCGGGGCGAACTCGAGGCCTTCGGGGAGCTGGCCGGTGGCGAGGCCTACCGCGTGGCCGACCACGTGGACAAGGAAGCCCGTCCCGTCTTGGTGATGCACGACCTGGAGGGCAACCGCATCGACCGGGTGCGCCTGTCGCCCGCGCAGGAAGCGCTGCTGCGGCGGCTGGCGGCGATCAACCGCCCGCCCTATGAGGGGGGAAGCTGGCACCACCACTTCACCCAGGGCTACTTGCTGGCCGACCCCGGCCTGTACTGCATCCAGACCATCACGGGCTGCGTGATCTACAGCATCCACAAGTACGCGCCGGAGTTTTCCGCCTGGAAAGCGCGGCTTCTGAGCGGCGAGGCTGTCGGTGCGACCTGGATGACCGAGGTGCAGGGGGGCTCGGACATCGGGGCCAACCAGACTGGCGCACATTGGGACGGCGCATCCTGGCGCTTGAACGGCGAGAAGTACTTCTCCAGCGGCGCCGGGCTCACCGACTACGCCATCGTCTCGGCCCGCCCTCAGGGGGCTCCGCCAGGGCCAAAGGGGATCGCGCTGTTTTTGGTTCCCCGTTTGGACGAAAAGGGGCGGCTCAACTACCGGGTGCGCCGCCTGAAGGAAAAGCTGGCCACCCGCGCGGTGCCCTCGGGTGAGGTCGAGTTCGCGAACACCCAGGCCCACCTGATCGGCCGAGCCGAGGAAGGTATTTACTACCTGCTCGAGACCCTCACCCTCTCGCGCCTGGCCAACGCCTGCGGGGCCATGGGCCTGGCCCGCAAGGCCCAGCTCGAGGCCCTCTTCCGCGTGCGGCAGCGCGCGGCTTTCGGGCGGGCGCTGCTCGAGCATCCCCTCATCCGCCGCGACCTGACCGACCTAGCGGTGCGCATCGCCGGGGGCCTGGCCCTGACCTTCCGGGCGGTAGCCGCCTGGGACGAAGCCTGGGTCGAACGCCCTCCATACAGCCCGCGCTACCACTACGCCCGCCTGCTCACCCACCTGGCCAAGGCCCGCACCGCCGAGCACGGCACCTACTGCACCCAGCTGGCCATGGAGCTCTTCGGGGGGGTGGGCTTCGTGGAGGACTTCGCCATCGCCCGCTTGAGCCGCGAGGCCCTCATCACCCCCATCTGGGAGGGCCCGGCCAACGTGCAGGCCCTCGACACCCTCGAGGTGCTCACCCGCAAGGGGGTCCAAGAGCCCTTCCTGGCGGAGTTCGTGCCCCGGCTCGAGGCGGTCGGGACCGAGGAGGCCCGCCTCGCGTTGGGGGCCCTCCAGCGCACCCTGACCCACCTGCAAAGCCTCGAGCCCGCCCAGGCACAGTGGTACGCCAAGGAAGCCCTGCGCACCCTGGCCGACGCTGCCAGCGTAGCCCTGCTCTACGACCTTCAGGCCGTCGGGGGTGGAGGCGAGCGCTACGCCAAGCTGGCCGCCCTCTACGCCCGGCGCTTTTTTGGGGGTGGGGAGTACC